The following are encoded in a window of Megachile rotundata isolate GNS110a chromosome 2, iyMegRotu1, whole genome shotgun sequence genomic DNA:
- the LOC100877981 gene encoding uncharacterized protein LOC100877981 isoform X1 codes for MNQQCKVCGEPAAGFHFGAFTCEGCKSFFGRTYNNLGSISECKNGGVCVINKKNRTACKACRLRKCLMVGMSKSGSRYGRRSNWFKIHCLLQEQTNGTQNVAPGAGSPFGPGFLPGFLPQAQGQQGSGVYKDGKDRASPSQEDLALQSHLLHVAMLKQERERGNKSPHPDDVALQNQLRLLAWQKERGRVSGNPQQPPGTPPRDTTPPPFYKQQQHPSSPMFPMNFAQKDGVCVPSSPSDVFRPFLPTYKRTADTPSDSGASSVDGGDGQDTESRSNSALSYFKTSAASPTLSEREFPPRKINATVTLTTGYHSHSLGLVYPPPGLVTPAASQHSPRGGDLLLVSPSPGGLAVEQDEPIDLSVRSSRSSPRPSQSSEEDNRSNDNECDRESPAKEEATTKSKPLDLTLGVKRPAELPMSL; via the coding sequence TCGTTCTTCGGGCGGACCTACAACAATCTGGGCAGCATATCGGAATGCAAGAACGGAGGGGTGTGCGTGATCAACAAGAAGAACCGCACCGCCTGCAAGGCGTGCCGTCTGCGAAAGTGCCTAATGGTCGGGATGTCGAAGTCAGGTTCGCGTTACGGGCGTCGTTCGAACTGGTTCAAGATCCACTGCCTCCTCCAGGAACAGACGAACGGTACCCAGAACGTGGCACCAGGAGCAGGTTCGCCGTTCGGACCAGGATTCCTGCCGGGTTTCCTGCCGCAGGCGCAAGGTCAGCAGGGTAGCGGAGTGTACAAGGACGGGAAGGATCGTGCTTCACCTAGTCAGGAGGACCTAGCCCTTCAGTCGCATCTGCTGCACGTGGCGATGCTGAAGCAGGAGCGCGAGAGGGGTAACAAGTCGCCCCACCCGGACGACGTGGCTCTTCAGAACCAGTTACGCTTATTGGCCTGGCAGAAGGAACGCGGGAGGGTGAGCGGCAACCCTCAGCAACCCCCTGGAACGCCACCCAGGGACACCACGCCTCCACCCTTCTACAAGCAGCAACAGCACCCCAGTTCGCCCATGTTCCCCATGAACTTCGCTCAGAAAGATGGCGTCTGCGTGCCGTCTAGTCCGTCGGACGTGTTCCGACCCTTCCTGCCGACGTACAAGAGGACGGCCGACACACCGAGCGACAGTGGAGCATCCTCGGTGGACGGCGGCGACGGCCAGGACACCGAATCCAGGAGCAACTCGGCGTTGAGCTACTTCAAGACCAGTGCAGCATCCCCGACCTTGTCGGAACGAGAATTTCCGCCCAGGAAGATCAACGCCACCGTCACGCTGACGACGGGTTACCACAGTCACAGTCTGGGTCTGGTGTATCCACCGCCCGGCCTGGTGACACCAGCGGCGTCACAGCACTCGCCCAGAGGCGGCGATCTGCTCTTGGTCAGCCCCAGTCCAGGTGGTCTGGCCGTGGAACAGGATGAGCCCATCGACCTGAGCGTCAGGTCGAGTAGAAGTTCACCGCGACCCAGTCAGTCCTCGGAAGAGGACAACAGGTCGAACGACAACGAGTGCGATCGCGAGAGCCCCGCGAAGGAGGAGGCCACCACCAAGAGCAAACCCCTGGACCTGACGTTGGGAGTGAAGAGGCCGGCAGAGCTGCCCATGTCGCTGTGA
- the LOC100877981 gene encoding uncharacterized protein LOC100877981 isoform X2, whose product MVGMSKSGSRYGRRSNWFKIHCLLQEQTNGTQNVAPGAGSPFGPGFLPGFLPQAQGQQGSGVYKDGKDRASPSQEDLALQSHLLHVAMLKQERERGNKSPHPDDVALQNQLRLLAWQKERGRVSGNPQQPPGTPPRDTTPPPFYKQQQHPSSPMFPMNFAQKDGVCVPSSPSDVFRPFLPTYKRTADTPSDSGASSVDGGDGQDTESRSNSALSYFKTSAASPTLSEREFPPRKINATVTLTTGYHSHSLGLVYPPPGLVTPAASQHSPRGGDLLLVSPSPGGLAVEQDEPIDLSVRSSRSSPRPSQSSEEDNRSNDNECDRESPAKEEATTKSKPLDLTLGVKRPAELPMSL is encoded by the coding sequence ATGGTCGGGATGTCGAAGTCAGGTTCGCGTTACGGGCGTCGTTCGAACTGGTTCAAGATCCACTGCCTCCTCCAGGAACAGACGAACGGTACCCAGAACGTGGCACCAGGAGCAGGTTCGCCGTTCGGACCAGGATTCCTGCCGGGTTTCCTGCCGCAGGCGCAAGGTCAGCAGGGTAGCGGAGTGTACAAGGACGGGAAGGATCGTGCTTCACCTAGTCAGGAGGACCTAGCCCTTCAGTCGCATCTGCTGCACGTGGCGATGCTGAAGCAGGAGCGCGAGAGGGGTAACAAGTCGCCCCACCCGGACGACGTGGCTCTTCAGAACCAGTTACGCTTATTGGCCTGGCAGAAGGAACGCGGGAGGGTGAGCGGCAACCCTCAGCAACCCCCTGGAACGCCACCCAGGGACACCACGCCTCCACCCTTCTACAAGCAGCAACAGCACCCCAGTTCGCCCATGTTCCCCATGAACTTCGCTCAGAAAGATGGCGTCTGCGTGCCGTCTAGTCCGTCGGACGTGTTCCGACCCTTCCTGCCGACGTACAAGAGGACGGCCGACACACCGAGCGACAGTGGAGCATCCTCGGTGGACGGCGGCGACGGCCAGGACACCGAATCCAGGAGCAACTCGGCGTTGAGCTACTTCAAGACCAGTGCAGCATCCCCGACCTTGTCGGAACGAGAATTTCCGCCCAGGAAGATCAACGCCACCGTCACGCTGACGACGGGTTACCACAGTCACAGTCTGGGTCTGGTGTATCCACCGCCCGGCCTGGTGACACCAGCGGCGTCACAGCACTCGCCCAGAGGCGGCGATCTGCTCTTGGTCAGCCCCAGTCCAGGTGGTCTGGCCGTGGAACAGGATGAGCCCATCGACCTGAGCGTCAGGTCGAGTAGAAGTTCACCGCGACCCAGTCAGTCCTCGGAAGAGGACAACAGGTCGAACGACAACGAGTGCGATCGCGAGAGCCCCGCGAAGGAGGAGGCCACCACCAAGAGCAAACCCCTGGACCTGACGTTGGGAGTGAAGAGGCCGGCAGAGCTGCCCATGTCGCTGTGA